A genomic segment from Alistipes senegalensis JC50 encodes:
- a CDS encoding phage holin family protein yields MTGKFTETVLNMGCKLAEIFQTIQGWCVAMCVFVANFFAGYETAINAVIVCVALDTAWGIAAQIKRGHFALSELGRHGMLSKLALYASVIVGFILIERMAGVESHIAVVTVCTLICLVELWSMGGSALIVNPKMRFLRIFREVLAGEVARKMQVPVEEAKKYLDGTNEAL; encoded by the coding sequence ATGACCGGAAAATTTACAGAAACAGTCCTGAACATGGGGTGCAAACTGGCAGAGATATTCCAAACGATTCAAGGATGGTGCGTCGCCATGTGCGTCTTCGTGGCGAATTTCTTCGCCGGATACGAGACGGCTATCAATGCCGTGATCGTATGTGTAGCCCTCGATACGGCCTGGGGCATTGCGGCCCAAATCAAACGCGGACATTTCGCGCTCTCCGAACTCGGACGGCATGGAATGTTATCGAAGCTCGCCCTGTATGCTTCGGTGATCGTCGGATTTATTCTGATCGAGCGAATGGCAGGTGTGGAAAGCCATATCGCGGTGGTGACGGTATGCACCCTGATCTGTCTGGTCGAACTCTGGTCGATGGGAGGATCGGCCCTGATCGTAAACCCGAAAATGCGGTTTCTACGAATATTCCGTGAAGTGCTCGCCGGAGAAGTCGCCCGTAAAATGCAGGTCCCGGTCGAAGAGGCCAAAAAGTATTTGGACGGAACGAACGAGGCTTTATAA
- a CDS encoding glycoside hydrolase family 73 protein produces the protein MATKKEQIEFVRKIYPAAARLYRSGGVHPLFVTAQAALETGWKIKGVGNNIFGITKGSSWTGPVSLELTTEYFKTPNVKFKAPERVVSVEQVAPGKYKYRVYRYFRNFASLDECLDNHLELLRKPGYADAWPYRDDPKEFARRLMDGTGAKYATAPDYAEVMASVIDNVARIAKTEGLL, from the coding sequence ATGGCAACGAAAAAAGAACAGATCGAATTTGTCCGGAAGATTTACCCCGCGGCGGCCCGGCTGTATCGCTCCGGCGGAGTGCATCCGCTTTTCGTGACGGCGCAGGCAGCCCTCGAAACCGGATGGAAGATAAAGGGCGTCGGCAACAACATCTTCGGGATCACGAAGGGCAGCAGCTGGACCGGCCCGGTGTCGCTGGAACTGACGACCGAATATTTCAAGACCCCGAATGTGAAGTTCAAGGCCCCGGAACGGGTCGTATCGGTCGAGCAAGTGGCCCCCGGAAAATACAAATACCGCGTCTACCGGTATTTCCGAAATTTCGCGTCGCTGGATGAATGTCTCGACAATCACCTGGAACTGCTCCGCAAACCGGGCTATGCCGATGCGTGGCCCTACCGCGATGATCCGAAAGAGTTTGCCCGCCGGCTGATGGACGGGACGGGTGCGAAGTACGCCACGGCGCCGGACTATGCCGAAGTGATGGCCTCGGTGATCGACAACGTGGCGCGGATCGCAAAGACAGAAGGTTTACTCTAA
- a CDS encoding DUF6549 family protein, whose product MKRILIITLLVIGGLLWLQTVRLRGERAERRRVQSNNEVLTDSVEFYRTESGKHAASRQVLELRASEMERYNAQLTAQVRELRIKVRRLEAAATTATRTEVQITAPLEPAGPQPTAWEKYGAGVRRAADSVKAALDREFSGLPKVPEAKIFRWADRHVSVDGIIRTDSVSCHVTSIDTLRQIVHRVPRRFLFIRWGTKAIRQEVVSSNPHTQIVYTEYIQFTKKTR is encoded by the coding sequence ATGAAACGCATTCTGATTATCACCCTGCTCGTGATAGGCGGGTTGTTATGGTTGCAAACGGTCCGCCTGCGGGGCGAACGGGCCGAGCGCAGGCGCGTCCAGTCCAACAACGAGGTCTTGACCGACAGCGTGGAGTTCTATCGAACCGAGAGCGGAAAACACGCCGCATCCCGGCAGGTGCTCGAACTCAGGGCGTCGGAGATGGAACGCTACAACGCACAACTGACCGCGCAAGTCCGGGAGCTGCGGATCAAGGTCCGGCGGCTGGAGGCGGCGGCCACGACGGCCACGCGGACCGAAGTGCAGATCACGGCGCCCCTGGAACCCGCAGGTCCGCAGCCGACAGCGTGGGAGAAATATGGCGCAGGGGTGCGAAGGGCTGCCGATTCGGTAAAGGCCGCCCTCGATCGGGAATTCTCCGGACTGCCGAAAGTCCCCGAAGCGAAGATTTTCAGATGGGCGGATCGGCATGTGAGCGTAGACGGCATAATCCGGACCGATTCGGTGAGCTGCCACGTTACAAGCATCGACACCCTCCGGCAAATCGTACACCGGGTTCCGCGGCGATTCCTATTTATCCGCTGGGGCACGAAAGCAATCCGGCAGGAGGTCGTGTCGTCGAACCCGCACACACAGATCGTTTATACTGAATACATCCAATTTACCAAGAAAACACGATGA
- a CDS encoding tyrosine-type recombinase/integrase, producing the protein MLSVETARNSALNEILSFTYPKLHTGSCWFISFYAFDPAKGEMRRKRIKINSVGNASQRRRYAAQVCHRLSAKLETGWNPWVEAEADYTYKLFSDVLVHYRNYLRKLQDDGVLRKSTVHGYNCSAGIMERWNAQQASPIRYVYQFDRSFCVRFLDYVYVERGNSPTTRNNNLAFLREFSSFLVQHLYLKSKPTEGLKSIGKGTGTKNRTVIAPADMQRLHDWLDAHNRPFLLVCYFLHYMLIRPKEICRLRLQDINVAKQTVYIDGQISKNKKSGVVTLPTPILEMLVDLDFFNAPTSYYIFSTGFRPGPKLCSERSYRHYWNNEIVPALKFPKEYKFYSLKDSGITDMLRSGLDPLSVKEQARHSSLQITDAYTPRDVLNANPRLQSYKGIL; encoded by the coding sequence ATGTTGTCAGTTGAAACTGCGCGAAATTCCGCGCTAAACGAAATTCTTTCTTTCACTTATCCGAAACTACACACCGGCTCCTGCTGGTTCATTTCCTTTTATGCGTTCGACCCGGCGAAGGGTGAAATGCGGCGCAAACGGATCAAGATAAATTCGGTGGGGAATGCCTCACAGCGCCGGCGGTATGCTGCGCAAGTTTGTCATCGTCTTTCTGCGAAACTCGAAACGGGGTGGAATCCGTGGGTGGAGGCAGAGGCGGATTATACCTATAAACTATTTTCGGATGTATTGGTGCACTACCGAAATTACCTCCGGAAGTTACAGGATGACGGTGTTCTCCGAAAATCGACCGTACATGGCTATAATTGTTCGGCGGGTATCATGGAACGCTGGAATGCGCAACAAGCATCGCCCATTCGTTATGTCTATCAGTTCGACCGTTCGTTTTGTGTGCGCTTTCTGGATTACGTCTATGTCGAACGGGGCAATTCGCCGACCACGCGCAACAACAATCTGGCCTTTCTGCGGGAGTTCTCGTCGTTTCTGGTTCAGCATTTGTATCTGAAGAGCAAACCAACGGAGGGGCTGAAGAGCATCGGGAAGGGTACGGGCACAAAGAACCGAACGGTCATCGCGCCGGCGGATATGCAACGTCTCCATGACTGGCTCGACGCACACAACCGGCCGTTCCTGCTGGTCTGCTATTTTCTACATTATATGCTTATCCGTCCGAAGGAGATATGTCGTCTTCGCTTGCAGGACATTAATGTCGCTAAACAAACGGTCTATATTGACGGCCAGATTTCGAAAAATAAAAAATCGGGGGTGGTTACGCTTCCGACGCCGATTCTGGAAATGCTCGTCGATTTGGATTTTTTCAATGCTCCGACTTCGTATTATATTTTCTCTACCGGGTTCCGGCCGGGGCCTAAGTTGTGCAGCGAACGGAGTTATCGCCACTATTGGAATAACGAAATTGTTCCGGCGTTGAAATTCCCGAAGGAATACAAGTTCTATTCGCTGAAGGATTCGGGTATCACGGATATGCTTCGGTCGGGGCTTGACCCTCTTTCCGTTAAGGAGCAGGCGCGGCACTCGTCGCTTCAGATTACGGATGCCTATACACCACGGGATGTTTTGAACGCTAATCCACGCCTTCAGAGTTACAAAGGTATCTTATAA
- a CDS encoding RsiV family protein, translated as MKTRISLLLAAALLAAGSCTKRPVQPRFGIAATDTLVSRNGIACKIEYRFASILNAGKSPALTAIEQANIGYFFDLEAFSGTVREAAAAAIGQFADIYLADSLPTGSGNAEYEISAESEGAVVDTLVVYTITQSSYTGGAHGMYSRENYVYSLDGGYEITLADLFTEAQLESLGRLIRRKLYEQYDVRDDEGLVAAGFCPEYIAPTENFLVTPESIVFCYNPYEIGCYALGSVEVEVTREELAGL; from the coding sequence ATGAAAACCCGCATCTCCCTGCTTCTCGCCGCCGCGCTCCTTGCCGCCGGTTCCTGCACGAAACGCCCCGTACAACCCCGCTTCGGCATCGCGGCCACCGACACGCTCGTCAGCCGCAACGGAATCGCCTGCAAGATCGAATACCGATTCGCGTCGATCCTCAACGCTGGGAAATCCCCCGCCCTCACGGCGATCGAGCAGGCGAACATCGGCTATTTCTTCGATCTGGAAGCCTTCTCCGGCACGGTGCGGGAGGCCGCTGCCGCCGCCATCGGTCAGTTCGCCGACATCTACCTCGCCGACAGCCTGCCGACAGGCTCCGGCAATGCGGAATACGAAATCTCCGCCGAATCCGAAGGCGCCGTCGTGGACACCCTGGTCGTCTACACCATCACGCAGTCGAGTTACACCGGCGGTGCGCACGGCATGTACAGCCGCGAGAACTACGTCTACTCGCTCGACGGAGGCTACGAAATCACCCTGGCCGATCTCTTCACCGAAGCGCAGCTGGAGAGCCTCGGCCGGCTGATCCGCCGGAAACTCTACGAACAATACGACGTTCGGGACGACGAAGGGCTCGTTGCCGCCGGGTTCTGCCCCGAATACATCGCCCCGACGGAGAATTTCCTCGTCACGCCCGAAAGCATCGTTTTCTGTTACAATCCGTATGAAATCGGGTGCTATGCGCTCGGGAGCGTCGAGGTGGAGGTGACCCGCGAAGAGCTGGCCGGGCTCTGA
- a CDS encoding glycosyltransferase family 2 protein — MTVSLIITTYNWPRALYLCLDSVMQQTVMPSEILVADDGSGISTRDVVRHFQNISPVPVHHIWHEDRGFRVAAIRNKAIAASSGDYVIHVDGDLILQRNFIQDHILFAREGCYVSGSRGIITEMLTQKVLSGEITSLSALTKGVRNSNNVMRVPVMAIVYRMIAPSQAPRSCNLGLWRRDLIRVNGFDEAFEGWGYEDTELGLRLNNSGVQQRRMKFQGVVFHLHHDKASRANCAINELRYLESIREHRTRCEKGLDRHLTPKISYLGGGSAAVVGG; from the coding sequence ATGACTGTTTCGTTGATCATTACCACTTACAACTGGCCGCGTGCGCTCTATCTGTGTCTCGACAGCGTGATGCAGCAGACCGTCATGCCCTCCGAGATATTGGTTGCGGACGACGGATCGGGTATCAGCACCCGCGATGTCGTGAGGCATTTTCAGAACATCTCGCCGGTTCCCGTGCACCACATCTGGCACGAGGACCGCGGATTCCGCGTCGCAGCCATCCGCAACAAGGCCATCGCCGCCAGCTCCGGCGACTATGTTATCCATGTCGATGGCGACCTGATCCTGCAACGCAATTTCATTCAGGACCATATCCTCTTCGCCCGGGAGGGGTGTTATGTTTCGGGCTCCCGCGGCATCATCACCGAAATGCTGACCCAAAAGGTCCTCAGCGGAGAGATCACCTCACTGTCGGCGCTGACCAAAGGCGTGCGCAACAGCAACAACGTCATGCGCGTGCCCGTCATGGCCATCGTCTACCGCATGATCGCCCCCTCGCAGGCCCCCAGAAGCTGCAATCTGGGGTTGTGGCGCCGGGACCTGATCCGCGTCAACGGATTCGACGAGGCATTCGAGGGCTGGGGATACGAAGATACGGAACTGGGGCTGCGTCTGAACAACAGCGGCGTACAGCAGCGTCGCATGAAATTCCAGGGCGTCGTCTTCCACCTCCATCACGACAAAGCCTCACGGGCAAACTGCGCCATCAACGAACTGCGCTATCTGGAAAGCATCCGCGAGCACCGCACCCGCTGCGAAAAGGGCCTCGACCGGCACCTTACCCCGAAAATATCCTATCTCGGGGGGGGGTCTGCCGCCGTCGTCGGGGGCTGA
- a CDS encoding stealth family protein codes for MEIDLVYLWVDGNDPVWLAKKNAYLPADRRVDPEAAGECRFVENDELRYSLRSAERYAPWIRRIYILTDDQTPAWLDTSNPRVRVVSHREIMPAEILPVFNSCTIELFLPRIPGLAEHFLYANDDMFFSRPVDPGFFFGEGGRPVVRLKKQSLKRHDDDIYCHTILRMQELVRARCGRCSGLAPHHNVDACRRSDFLAALEAFRGELAPTEGHRFRSRDDWQRSLVLYYALARGEASLREVTRYNKSENALQRFRALLGVGCGSDSRCIPAYTPDLEAVMEKYDPSLFCLNDDARMTDEDRLRVRQFLGKRFPEKSSFEK; via the coding sequence ATGGAGATTGATCTGGTATACCTCTGGGTCGACGGCAACGATCCGGTGTGGCTGGCGAAGAAGAACGCTTACCTGCCTGCCGACAGACGGGTGGACCCCGAAGCGGCTGGGGAGTGCCGTTTCGTCGAGAACGATGAACTGCGCTATTCGCTGCGCTCGGCCGAGCGATATGCGCCGTGGATTCGCCGCATCTACATCCTGACCGACGACCAGACGCCCGCATGGCTCGACACGTCGAATCCGCGTGTGCGGGTGGTTTCGCACCGTGAGATCATGCCCGCCGAAATCCTTCCCGTCTTCAATTCCTGTACGATCGAATTGTTCCTGCCCCGGATTCCCGGTTTGGCCGAACATTTTCTCTATGCCAACGACGATATGTTTTTCAGCCGTCCCGTCGATCCCGGTTTTTTCTTCGGCGAAGGAGGACGCCCCGTCGTGCGGCTCAAGAAGCAGTCGCTGAAACGGCACGACGACGATATTTACTGCCACACGATCCTGCGTATGCAGGAGCTGGTGCGGGCCCGCTGCGGCCGTTGTTCCGGGCTGGCGCCCCATCATAACGTCGATGCCTGCCGCCGCAGCGATTTCCTCGCCGCTCTCGAAGCGTTCCGCGGCGAACTGGCCCCCACGGAGGGCCATCGTTTCCGTTCGCGCGACGACTGGCAGCGTTCGCTGGTGCTTTATTACGCCCTTGCCCGCGGGGAGGCCTCGCTGCGCGAGGTTACGCGGTATAACAAATCGGAAAACGCCCTGCAGCGGTTTCGCGCTCTCCTGGGCGTCGGCTGCGGGAGCGATTCGCGCTGTATTCCCGCCTATACGCCGGACCTGGAGGCCGTGATGGAGAAGTATGATCCGTCGCTGTTCTGTCTGAATGACGACGCCCGGATGACGGACGAAGACCGCCTCCGGGTACGGCAATTCCTCGGGAAGCGATTCCCCGAAAAATCATCGTTTGAAAAATAG
- a CDS encoding glycosyltransferase family 2 protein — protein sequence MEPKVSVIIPVYNVEPFLARCLDSVVGQTLRDIEIICVDDGSPDRSIDILNRYAAEDARIRVISQENRGLGGARNRGFDAATGEFVLYVDSDDWIDPAYCERLYEAARETGADVACASMLKIRPSYSKWTIRYTERQVVADVQEKFRVCRCPPDFYVMNKLLRREMLLRLGLRFRERVCYEDVEYTMRVLCEGGDVVTVPDVVYRYVVNATSITKSRQTPKKQQDKYLAHKAFGDYMAAHGLHLDARFRRITRRTYDRWGITWLKIKECGDRQTFRLFDLIPVWRRRAADK from the coding sequence ATGGAACCGAAAGTAAGCGTTATCATTCCGGTCTACAACGTCGAGCCGTTCCTGGCCCGATGCTTGGACAGCGTGGTGGGACAGACCCTGCGCGACATCGAGATCATCTGTGTCGATGACGGAAGTCCCGACCGCTCGATCGACATTCTGAACCGCTATGCGGCCGAAGATGCGCGCATCCGCGTGATCTCGCAGGAGAACCGCGGGTTGGGCGGCGCCCGCAACCGCGGTTTCGATGCCGCGACGGGGGAGTTCGTCCTCTATGTCGATTCCGACGACTGGATCGACCCGGCCTACTGCGAACGGCTCTACGAGGCGGCCCGGGAGACGGGGGCCGACGTGGCGTGCGCCTCGATGCTGAAGATACGCCCCTCGTATTCGAAATGGACGATCCGCTATACCGAACGGCAGGTGGTGGCCGACGTGCAGGAGAAGTTCCGCGTTTGCCGCTGTCCGCCCGACTTCTACGTGATGAACAAACTCCTGCGCCGGGAAATGCTGCTGCGGCTGGGACTGCGTTTCCGCGAGCGGGTCTGCTACGAGGATGTCGAATACACGATGCGCGTGCTGTGCGAGGGCGGGGATGTGGTGACGGTGCCCGACGTGGTCTACCGCTACGTGGTGAATGCGACCTCGATCACCAAGAGCCGCCAGACCCCGAAAAAACAGCAGGACAAATACCTGGCCCATAAGGCATTCGGCGATTATATGGCGGCGCACGGGCTGCATCTCGACGCGCGGTTCCGGCGCATCACCCGCCGCACGTACGACCGTTGGGGCATCACGTGGCTGAAAATCAAGGAGTGCGGCGACCGGCAGACCTTCCGGCTGTTCGACCTGATTCCGGTCTGGCGGAGACGCGCCGCCGACAAATGA
- a CDS encoding NAD(P)/FAD-dependent oxidoreductase: protein MPQQITLTLTPRQAADAKFYTAQAARRMGIREADIALARVVKRSIDARQRQVKVNLTLEIYADREPQPRPVHFDYPSVEGRTEVVIVGSGPAGLFAALRLIELGLRPVILERGRDVSARKCDIAQINRNGAVDPDSNYAFGEGGAGTFSDGKLFTRSKKRGDYNKALQTLVFHGATPEILYEAHPHIGTDRLPRIMQNIRQTIVDAGGVFRFESRVTDLKIEKGRIRGVWCGDSLIEGAAVVLATGHSARDIYELLHRRGVRVEAKPFAMGVRIEHPQALIDSIQYHCEARGEYLPAASYSLVSQENGRGVYSFCMCPGGFIVPAMTDAAQSVVNGMSPSGRTSPYANSGLVTEVRLADFEHLRSEWGELAGLRFQQQFEELARREGGEHQIAPAQRVTDFVAGRASGSLPATSYIPGVTPSRLDRWMPGFIAQGLRQGLTTFGRRMQGYVTAEALVVGVESRTSTPVRVPRDPGTLMHPETEGLFPAGEGAGYAGGIISAALDGERIAEAVKNYIR from the coding sequence ATGCCGCAGCAGATAACCCTCACGCTCACACCCCGGCAGGCCGCCGATGCGAAGTTCTACACCGCGCAGGCAGCCCGTCGCATGGGCATCCGCGAGGCGGACATCGCGCTGGCGAGGGTCGTGAAACGGTCGATCGACGCCCGTCAGCGGCAGGTGAAGGTGAATCTCACGCTGGAGATCTATGCCGACCGCGAGCCGCAGCCCAGACCGGTGCATTTCGACTATCCCTCGGTCGAGGGTCGTACGGAGGTGGTGATCGTGGGCTCGGGGCCCGCGGGGTTGTTCGCCGCCCTGCGGCTGATCGAACTGGGGCTGCGGCCCGTGATTCTGGAGCGCGGCCGCGATGTCTCGGCCCGCAAGTGCGACATCGCGCAGATCAACCGCAACGGTGCTGTCGATCCCGATTCGAACTACGCTTTCGGTGAGGGCGGGGCCGGGACCTTCTCCGACGGCAAGCTCTTCACGCGCAGCAAGAAGCGCGGCGACTACAACAAGGCGCTGCAAACGCTCGTGTTCCACGGCGCGACGCCCGAAATACTCTACGAGGCGCATCCGCATATCGGCACCGACCGTCTGCCGCGCATCATGCAGAACATCCGGCAGACGATCGTCGATGCGGGCGGCGTGTTCCGCTTCGAAAGCCGCGTCACGGACCTGAAGATCGAAAAGGGCCGCATCCGCGGCGTGTGGTGCGGCGACAGCCTGATCGAAGGCGCCGCCGTGGTGCTCGCCACAGGCCATTCGGCGCGCGATATTTACGAACTGCTCCACCGCCGCGGCGTGCGCGTCGAGGCCAAACCTTTCGCTATGGGGGTGCGCATCGAGCATCCGCAGGCGTTGATCGACTCGATCCAGTATCATTGCGAGGCGCGCGGCGAATACCTCCCGGCGGCCTCCTATTCGCTGGTGAGCCAGGAGAACGGCCGCGGGGTTTACTCGTTCTGCATGTGTCCCGGGGGATTCATCGTCCCGGCCATGACCGATGCCGCGCAGTCGGTGGTCAACGGCATGTCGCCCAGCGGCCGCACGTCGCCCTATGCCAATTCCGGACTGGTGACCGAGGTGCGTCTGGCGGATTTCGAACACCTGCGGAGCGAGTGGGGCGAGTTGGCGGGGCTGCGGTTCCAGCAGCAGTTCGAGGAGTTGGCCCGCCGCGAGGGCGGGGAGCACCAGATCGCTCCGGCACAGCGGGTTACCGACTTCGTGGCGGGACGTGCGAGCGGATCGCTGCCCGCGACCTCCTACATTCCCGGTGTCACCCCCTCGCGGCTCGACCGCTGGATGCCCGGCTTCATCGCGCAGGGACTGCGGCAGGGGCTCACGACCTTCGGCCGCCGGATGCAGGGCTATGTGACTGCCGAGGCGCTGGTCGTGGGCGTGGAGTCGCGGACCTCGACTCCCGTGCGCGTGCCGCGCGACCCCGGGACGCTGATGCACCCCGAGACGGAGGGGTTGTTCCCCGCAGGCGAAGGGGCGGGGTATGCCGGCGGCATCATCTCCGCGGCGCTCGACGGCGAACGAATCGCCGAAGCGGTGAAAAATTATATCCGATAA
- a CDS encoding endonuclease/exonuclease/phosphatase family protein has protein sequence MKKLQYLFYAAAFFALGCSSGKSEGEEPTPAPEGPSSEVFSLKVMSFNIRYSNTTDQGEKSWSQRRKPCVDMIKDVNPGVIGMQESRTEQRNYLKTMLTKYELLEVPNTGTGSGGNSTVLYRTDLFTRVDWGYFYLSETPETPSAPWDATNSARRSSVWVHLKDNASGREFVFLSTHFPESNTSAADNEARLKCAQLNVNKMKEIAGSLPVFIVGDMNCSYAADDTRRSALAPYYAWMQSGREKAPDRDSAYSYNNFGGGTPSARWNLDHIFYKGVKPVRFQTVTSPNYGVTYLSDHYPITLTVE, from the coding sequence ATGAAAAAATTGCAATATCTGTTTTATGCTGCGGCATTTTTCGCCCTGGGATGTTCCTCGGGCAAATCGGAAGGCGAGGAGCCGACTCCGGCTCCCGAAGGACCCTCTTCCGAAGTGTTTTCCCTGAAAGTGATGTCTTTCAACATCCGTTACAGCAATACGACGGATCAGGGCGAAAAGTCTTGGTCGCAGCGCCGGAAGCCTTGTGTCGATATGATCAAGGATGTGAATCCCGGAGTGATCGGCATGCAGGAGTCGCGCACCGAGCAGCGCAATTACCTGAAAACGATGCTCACGAAATACGAACTGCTCGAAGTGCCGAACACCGGAACGGGTTCCGGCGGAAATTCGACGGTGCTTTACCGTACCGATCTCTTCACGCGTGTCGATTGGGGGTATTTCTACCTGAGCGAGACTCCCGAGACGCCCTCCGCACCGTGGGATGCGACCAATTCGGCTCGCCGCTCCTCCGTGTGGGTGCATTTGAAAGACAATGCTTCGGGGCGGGAGTTCGTCTTCCTTTCGACGCACTTCCCCGAATCGAATACCTCGGCTGCGGACAATGAGGCGCGCTTGAAGTGTGCGCAGCTCAATGTGAATAAAATGAAGGAGATCGCCGGGAGCCTGCCCGTCTTTATCGTGGGCGACATGAACTGCTCCTACGCTGCCGACGATACACGCCGGTCGGCGCTGGCGCCTTACTATGCGTGGATGCAGTCGGGCCGGGAGAAGGCTCCCGACCGCGACAGCGCTTACAGTTATAACAATTTCGGCGGCGGAACGCCGTCGGCACGCTGGAATCTCGACCACATATTTTACAAGGGCGTTAAGCCGGTCCGTTTTCAGACGGTCACTTCGCCGAATTACGGTGTGACTTATCTTTCGGATCACTATCCGATCACGCTTACGGTCGAATAA
- a CDS encoding FAD-dependent oxidoreductase, with product MDRRDFLKKAGAATLLLSAGKVLSAAETVEDSVTPDGNVAEKKRRVPVSRTADVVVCGGGPAGIGAAVEAARSGARVVLVEHAGFLGGTWTAGLLGVMLDHENKTGLMQELKQTLTERKWRNTKVWTDELFTFDVERMKLLLDELCAEHKIEVLLYTSVVAAVVDRGRITHVVTESKSGREAIAGEIFIDATGDGDVAALSGCGFDWGDADGHVQPMSMLGLVTGARFEEIEDCVLWNGRKTRRASKRNLIAEIRRGGFEASYKMPCLFLLHDDLYALMATHQYGAKSISRDDLTRASIEGRREVHRIVDSLRSLGGRWEGLKLVATASQIGCREGRRIHGLYTVTEQDLVEGRRHEDAVCEVCYGVDVHSVHLESEGKGGSYTRGIKSKPYDIPLRALIARDVKGLMMVGRCISGDFIAHSSYRVNSNSVILGQSAGRVAATAVREHKAPQEIRFHYSQL from the coding sequence ATGGACAGACGGGATTTTCTGAAAAAGGCGGGAGCCGCGACTTTGCTGCTCTCTGCGGGAAAGGTGCTTTCCGCCGCGGAAACGGTGGAGGACTCCGTGACTCCGGACGGGAACGTTGCGGAGAAGAAACGCCGCGTGCCGGTAAGCCGTACGGCCGATGTCGTGGTTTGCGGCGGAGGTCCTGCCGGTATCGGCGCCGCCGTCGAGGCGGCCCGTTCGGGGGCCCGGGTCGTGCTCGTCGAGCATGCCGGGTTTCTGGGCGGCACCTGGACGGCCGGGCTGCTGGGCGTCATGCTCGACCACGAGAACAAGACGGGTCTGATGCAGGAACTGAAGCAGACGCTCACCGAACGCAAGTGGCGCAATACGAAGGTCTGGACCGACGAACTTTTTACGTTCGATGTCGAGCGGATGAAACTGCTGCTCGACGAACTGTGCGCCGAGCATAAGATCGAAGTGCTGCTTTATACGTCGGTCGTGGCGGCCGTCGTGGACCGGGGGCGCATCACGCATGTCGTCACCGAATCCAAGTCGGGCCGCGAGGCGATCGCCGGGGAGATCTTCATCGACGCGACGGGCGACGGCGACGTTGCTGCGTTGAGCGGCTGCGGATTCGACTGGGGCGATGCCGACGGGCATGTGCAGCCGATGTCGATGCTGGGGCTGGTGACGGGAGCCCGTTTCGAGGAGATCGAGGACTGCGTGCTGTGGAACGGCCGGAAGACCCGGAGGGCGTCCAAACGGAATCTGATTGCCGAAATCCGCCGGGGCGGTTTCGAGGCGAGCTACAAGATGCCGTGTCTGTTCCTGCTCCACGACGATCTCTATGCGCTGATGGCGACGCACCAGTACGGCGCTAAGAGCATCAGCCGCGACGACCTGACGAGGGCGAGCATCGAAGGCCGCCGCGAAGTGCACAGGATCGTCGATTCGCTCCGCTCGCTGGGCGGCCGCTGGGAGGGGCTGAAGCTCGTGGCCACGGCGTCGCAGATCGGATGCCGCGAAGGCCGGCGCATTCACGGGCTTTACACGGTTACGGAGCAGGATCTGGTCGAAGGACGCCGCCACGAAGACGCTGTCTGCGAGGTGTGTTACGGAGTCGATGTCCATTCGGTGCATCTCGAAAGCGAGGGCAAGGGAGGCTCCTATACGCGCGGCATCAAGTCGAAGCCCTACGACATTCCGCTGCGGGCCCTGATCGCCCGGGATGTCAAGGGGCTGATGATGGTGGGCCGTTGCATCAGCGGCGATTTCATCGCCCATTCCAGCTACCGGGTCAATTCCAATTCCGTCATACTGGGCCAGTCGGCCGGACGGGTGGCTGCGACGGCCGTGCGCGAGCACAAGGCGCCGCAGGAGATACGCTTCCATTACAGTCAGTTGTGA